From a single Budorcas taxicolor isolate Tak-1 chromosome X, Takin1.1, whole genome shotgun sequence genomic region:
- the GABRQ gene encoding gamma-aminobutyric acid receptor subunit theta: MSIRGMLRAAVLLLLIRTWLAEGSDLSSTPKFHLELSSTVPEAVLNLFDCKNCANEATVHKILDRVLSNYDGRLRPNFGGTPVPVGVSIYVSSIEQISEVTMDYTIRMFFHQTWKDPRLAYHETNLNLTLDYRLLEKLWVPDCYFLNSKEAFVHDATVENRMFQLHPDGTVRYGIRLTTTAACSMNLEKFPLDKQTCKLEVESYGYTVDDILLYWEGSGNAVQGTEKLHIPQFSFLGKTISTKEVFFYTGSYVRLILRFLVKREVTSYLVQIYWPSVLTTVVSWISFWMNYESSAARVTVGLTSMLILNSINSHLRDKFPQFSCIKAIDIYMVVCFFFVFFSLVEYVYINYLFYNRRGSRHSQRQLRRALRVMERYRYQEAEQHHVHKRRWEEEAVYPVDEPINRADEESRSSPPSPTVVVHTAFNDQVHLEDETDSPPSSPRWAGLASPESLGSLTSLTKEAPLASSESLSSLSSLSDGASLATTESLNDLPSTSEQVVHDDGIRVNGIDVDNSVVPTKICNHAEAHGCAETHDPEEDPEESSDSDESEDNDPSKKRLLVHGQKRVQEATYELQEICNTLRDIHSLPDDVRVESGYLDLEEQLKRKVDSTRSLHSDDFMDFDGDKETNSESDDSFPPSPGCSFSKGFSSDLFHPDYIPKVDRCSRLLFPLAFVVFNIVYWVYHIY, encoded by the exons ATGAGCATCCGAGGGATGCTGCGAGCCGCCGTGCTTCTGCTGCTCATCAGAACCTGGCTCGCAGAGGGCAGCGACCTCAGTTCCACCCCGAAATTCCACTTAGAGCTCTCCTCCACCGTGCCCGAAGCCGTCCTGAACCTCTTCGACTG CAAAAATTGTGCAAATgaagctacagtccacaagatTTTGGACAGGGTGCTGTCGAACTATGATGGCCGTCTGAGGCCCAATTTTGGAG GCACCCCTGTGCCAGTGGGAGTGTCTATCTATGTCTCCAGTATTGAACAGATCTCAGAAGTGACTATG GACTATACCATTAGGATGTTTTTTCATCAGACCTGGAAAGATCCACGTTTAGCATATCATGAGACCAACCTGAACTTGACCCTGGACTATCGGCTGCTTGAGAAGTTGTGGGTCCCTGACTGCTACTTTCTAAATAGCAAGGAGGCTTTTGTTCATGATGCAACTGTGGAAAACCGCATGTTTCAGCTTCACCCAGATGGAACCGTGCGGTATGGCATCCG GCTCACCACCACAGCAGCTTGTTCCATGAATCTGGAAAAATTCCCTCTGGACAAGCAGACCTGCAAGCTGGAGGTGGAGAGCT ATGGCTACACAGTTGACGACATCCTGCTCTACTGGGAAGGCAGTGGGAATGCCGTCCAGGGGACAGAGAAGCTTCACATCCCTCAGTTCAGCTTCCTGGGAAAGACGATCAGTACCAAAGAGGTGTTTTTCTACACAG GTTCCTATGTGCGCCTGATCCTGAGGTTCCTGGTCAAAAGGGAAGTCACCAGTTACCTTGTGCAGATCTATTGGCCCAGCGTCCTCACCACTGTTGTTTCTTGGATATCATTTTGGATGAACTATGAATCTTCTGCAGCCAGGGTGACAGTCG GTTTGACTTCAATGCTTATCCTGAACTCCATCAACTCACATCTGCGGGATAAATTCCCCCAATTTTCCTGTATCAAGGCCATTGACATCTATATGGTCGTATGCTTCTTCTTCGTGTTCTTTTCCTTGGTGGAGTATGTCTACATCAACTACCTTTTCTACAACCGAAGAGGATCCCGGCATTCTCAGAGGCAACTCAGAAGAGCCCTAAGAGTCATGGAGCGCTACCGCTACCAAGAGGCAGAGCAG CACCATGTGCACAAGAGACGCTGGGAAGAAGAGGCAGTTTACCCAGTGGACGAGCCCATCAATCGTGCTGATGAGGAAAGTcgttcctctcctccctccccaacaGTGGTTGTTCATACAGCATTCAATGACCAGGTTCACCTAGAAGATGAAACTGactctcctccctccagcccacGGTGGGCCGGCCTAGCAAGCCCAGAAAGCCTTGGCTCTTTGACCTCCCTCACAAAGGAAGCACCACTGGCCTCCTCAGAAAGCCTCAGTTCACTGTCCTCTCTCTCTGATGGGGCCTCGCTGGCCACCACAGAAAGTCTGAATGATCTCCCGTCCACCTCAGAGCAGGTGGTGCATGATGACGGCATTCGAGTTAATGGTATTGATGTTGATAACAGTGTTGTTCCCACCAAAATCTGCAACCATGCTGAGGCCCATGGCTGTGCTGAGACCCATGACCCAGAAGAAGACCCTGAAGAGAGCTCTGACTCCGATGAGAGTGAAGACAATGACCCCAGCAAGAAGCGTCTGCTTGTTCATGGCCAGAAGCGTGTGCAAGAAGCAACCTATGAGCTTCAGGAGATCTGTAACACCCTTCGTGATATCCATAGCTTACCCGATGATGTCAGAGTTGAGAGCGGCTACCTTGACCTTGAGGAGCAACTCAAGCGTAAAGTTGACAGTACCCGAAGCCTCCATAGTGATGATTTTATGGACTTTGATGGAGACAAGGAGACCAACTCAGAGTCTGATGACAGTTTTCCCCCAAGCCCTGGCTGCTCCTTCAGTAAAGGGTTCTCCTCCGATCTCTTTCACCCTGACTACATCCCTAAGGTTGACCGATGCTCCCGGCTCCTCTTCCCTCTTGCCTTTGTGGTGTTCAACATTGTGTACTGGGTGTATCATATCTATTAG